From the Archangium lipolyticum genome, the window ACGAACTCCCACGCGGATGGTCCGTGGCACACCCGGCCACCAGTACCAGTGCTACCAGGAGCAGACGGACCGGGCCGGATGGATGTTCGCCCCCATGCAGGAAGGGCCTTCGAGGGAGAAGGGTCGATCTCACGGATGGAAGCATACTGGCAGGGGACGCTCGGACCAGGCCGTGAGTCTCCATCGCGGAGTCCGCGATTCACGAGCAAGGCCGGCGCGCTCGAGCCAGGATTCTTCACGCCGGAGGCGGCGGGCTCTCCTCGTACGCTTCCGCCCCTGAGTCGGCGGACACGCCCCAGGCCTCCTCGGGACGGCTCACGGTGAAGTGCTCGATGAGGAGCGCCGCCACCTTCTCCGGTGCCTCCAGCGGCACGAAGTGTCCCTCCTCGGGCAGGTGCTGCACGGCGGGCGGCTGTTCGAAGTACGGCTCCAGCCCCCTTGTGAATGCCTTGCTCAACGCGACGTCCCGGTCACCCCAGATGAGCAGGAAGGGCGCGCGGATGCGCGGGTAGTTCCTCATCTGGCGCAGGCCTCGCGGGGTAAAATTGCGGCGGAACAGCTCGCGGTAGTAGGCGATGGCCGCGCGCGCCGCCCCGGTCTGTGAGAAGTTGGCCTCGTACTCCGCCAGCCGTCCCAGGGGCACGCGCGACGGATCCACCATCGCCCTGCGGATGAGGCGCGGTACCAGAGCGCCCCCTCGCGCGGAGAGCAGGCGCTCGGGCAGATAGGGAATCTGGAAGGCGAACACGTACCAGGAGCGCGCGAGCTGCGCGGGATTCAACAGGTGCCGCGCCATCTTGCTCGGGTGCGGAGCGTTGATGACGGCCAGCCGCTCCACCACCTCCGGGTGCATGGCGGCCACGTGGTAGGCGATCAGCCCGCCCCAGTCGTGCCCCACCAGGTGCACGGGCCGCCCCGGCTGGAGGTGCCGTGCCAGCTGCACGACATCGTTCGCCAACGTGTCGAGGTCGTAACCCCCCTCGGGCCGGTCCGTACCGCCATAGCCGCGCAGGTCCGGCGCGACGGCATGGAAGCCGGCATCGGCCAGCCGGGGGAGCACCTCGCGCCAGCTCTCCGACGATTCGGGGAAGCCATGGAGGAGCAGCACGAGCGGCCCGTCGGCGGGACCGGCTTCCAGGACCTGCACACGCAGGCCGGGCAGCGAAACGAGGCGGGGCATGATGGATTCCATGCGCAACAGCTAGGTCCGCTCCTCCCTGGGAGGAAGCGGACCCCGGGACAGGACGTCGGCCGCCATACACGCCCGCCAAAATCCGTGCTCCCCCCCGACATCGTGGACATGATGGTGCCCCTCGATGATTCCCATCAGCGACGACAACCCCACACTCCGCGCTCCGATCGTCACCTGGCTGTTGCTCGGTGCCATCGGCGCCACCTGGGTCTTCGTGCAGGGCGCCGGGCTGAATGCCCTCGCCCTGGCCTCCAGCGTGTGCAACCTCGGGCTCGTCCCGGGTGAGCTCACCGGGCTGGCCCGGGTGGGCTTCGCCGTGCCCCTCGGGGATGGACTGGCCTGTGTCATCGACCAGGAGCCCATCAACCGCTTCACTCCCGTCACCTCCATGTTCCTCCACGGGAGCTGGGGTCACATCCTGGGCAACTGCCTCTTCTTCTGGGTGTTCGGCAACAACGTCGAGGACAGCATGGGCCGGCTGCGCTTCCTCGTCTTCTACGTGGTGTGCGGCCTGGCGGCGGCGGCGGCGCAGGTGGTGGTGGACCCCGCCTCTCCCGTCCCCATGGTGGGCGCCTCGGGCGCCATCTCCGGGGTGATGGGCGCCTACCTCATCCTCTACCCGCGCGTGCGGGTGAACATGCTCTTCATCTTCATCATCATCATCCGCATCATCCCCCTGCCCGCCTGGGTGGTGCTCCTGTACTGGTTTGGCCTCCAAGTCATCACCGGCCTGCCCCAGCTCAATCAAATCGACGCCGCGGGCGGCAGCGGGGTGGCGGTGTGGGCTCACGTGGGAGGCTTCGTCGCGGGGCTCGTGCTGGTGAAGCTCTTCGAGAACCGGGATCTCACTTCCCGGCGCACCGGGTGGAGGCACCGGCTGCACCCGGACCACCCCTGAAGGACGGAGGGAGCCGTCGGGAACAGCCGCCTCGGCCCGTCGGTTCGCGAGCACGTCAGAGGCATGCGGTTTGCTGAAAGGCACGGCAGGGCTTCGTCACGCGGCTCGGGAGACACGCTCTCCTCGGGAGCCGCCCCAGAGGGTGTTGCACGATGCGTTGGGTGGGGATGGTCTGGTCTTGCAATCCGCGGCGCTTGGCGATGGTCCTGGTGTTGCTCACCCTGCTGCTGGGGGGCTCGCCCCGGTCCGCCTCGGCGCAATCCGAGGTGGAACCCATGCTGCCCACCGGCCCCACGGCCCTCACGCTGCATGTTCCTCCCGTCCAGTCCGTGAACGAGGAGGAGGAGCTGCGGGTCACCGTGCGGGTGGAGGGTGGACAGGGGCCGGCGCGCGTCTTCGTGGACGGGCTGCCGCCCGGAGCGCACTGGGACGAGCCCGCTCGCATGCTCACCTTCCGGCCGGACTTCATCCAGGGCGGCTGGCACCAGGACGTCACCTTCACCGCCACGGACGGGCGGAGCACCACCCAGGCGAAGATGACGCTCACGGTGACCGACACGGTGCGCCCGCCCGAGCCGCGCATCGTCCACCAGGAGGAGCAGGCCGGAGTCCTGCGCCTCACGCTGGAGCAGCCCACGGACACGTGGCTGGACAGCCCTGGCTACGCGGGGCGCACCTTCCCCGCGGTGGTGACGGTGCCGCTCGCCGCCTCGGCCGCCTACCCCATGCCGGTGACGGTGCGCCTGCACGGCGTGGGCAACTGGCCGCCCTCGCCCCAGCTCTCCCCGAACCGCTTCATCATCGAGCCGAGTGACCCCGACCTCACGTACTGGTGGGGCTACTCCGAGCGCCTGCCCCGGGGACCCGCCCTGGAGGGAGCCGTACCGCCGTACACCGCGCGCCGGGTGCTGGCGCTGATGGAGTGGGTGCTGCGCCGCTACGCCGGAGCGGATGCAGAGCGCGTCTTCCTGGAGGGAGACTCCATGGGCGGAGCGGGTGCGCTGGCGCTCGGGCTGCTCAACGCGCGGCACTTCGCGGGGGTGAGTGCCCGGCACGCACAGCCCGTGGCGCGGGCGCACCGTCCCTGGCGGCTGGCGCAGCTCTCCTCCCTCTGGGGCATGCCCGAGGAGGAGGTGCCGGACGCGGACGGCCTGGGCGTGTGGAGCCGCCTGGACCTGACGCGCGCCCTGCGCGACGAGCCCGAGGCGCGCTCGCAGTTCCTCCTCCTGCAGCAC encodes:
- a CDS encoding alpha/beta fold hydrolase; its protein translation is MPRLVSLPGLRVQVLEAGPADGPLVLLLHGFPESSESWREVLPRLADAGFHAVAPDLRGYGGTDRPEGGYDLDTLANDVVQLARHLQPGRPVHLVGHDWGGLIAYHVAAMHPEVVERLAVINAPHPSKMARHLLNPAQLARSWYVFAFQIPYLPERLLSARGGALVPRLIRRAMVDPSRVPLGRLAEYEANFSQTGAARAAIAYYRELFRRNFTPRGLRQMRNYPRIRAPFLLIWGDRDVALSKAFTRGLEPYFEQPPAVQHLPEEGHFVPLEAPEKVAALLIEHFTVSRPEEAWGVSADSGAEAYEESPPPPA
- a CDS encoding rhomboid family intramembrane serine protease codes for the protein MIPISDDNPTLRAPIVTWLLLGAIGATWVFVQGAGLNALALASSVCNLGLVPGELTGLARVGFAVPLGDGLACVIDQEPINRFTPVTSMFLHGSWGHILGNCLFFWVFGNNVEDSMGRLRFLVFYVVCGLAAAAAQVVVDPASPVPMVGASGAISGVMGAYLILYPRVRVNMLFIFIIIIRIIPLPAWVVLLYWFGLQVITGLPQLNQIDAAGGSGVAVWAHVGGFVAGLVLVKLFENRDLTSRRTGWRHRLHPDHP